The Lycium barbarum isolate Lr01 chromosome 11, ASM1917538v2, whole genome shotgun sequence genome contains the following window.
gatttggtaagtgaatgagtatgggtgtccagttagggcactagtcacggcccacggggttgggtcgtgacagattcctTTGCTCTTATCATCGGTTTCTTCCTTTTCATAACCTGCCATTGTTTCAGCTTTTTTGTGTTCTTTCTAACatgactctgataccatgttaaaatcAAGGCCTGGACGAGAATTTGTGAGAGACAAGAATAATGGGAGAATTATTTCTGCTTtattcatcataatgacctcTTTATATACAAGTAAGGTCCTCCTTACCTAAGTCTAATAAGGTAAGTATATTCTAATAGGATTACAAATCCTATATTTACCTTAGTTACAATTGTAATATAAATAGACTAAACTATTACAATTAGACTAGAATAGGGTCTTCGTATATTCGGTCTCAATACTATTCTTTAGGTTTAGTTGTCTTAATAAAAGTACATACAAGAACCAGGTTCAATGGCTGAAGTAGGCAAATTTTAGGAGGTGGCGATAATTTAGTACGACCCAattcaacacccccccccccccccctcagtcCGCTCCTTAAGTCGTGTAAGTGcgctaaaccaacaccttttattCTCTCAAAGTTGGTCTCCTCAATTTTATTTCTGGACAATTATATCTCTGTAAATTCTAAACTTTCAGTCATGAGTTCACATATTTGGGTGTGCTATGAAACCTTGAGGAGCTCGGTCTCAAACGATTTGTACCCTAGTCGAGACGTAATCGCTTTTAAGGTAGTGACTCGCCACGACACAATATTTTATTAGACAAGTTGCTTTTGTTCTCCTTTTGTTCATTGTCATATTGTCTTATTTTTTTTCAATAcgaaatactcaattaattccaATTAGTGGACTGGTTTTGACTCTGGGAGATGAAGGATGCATGAACTTTCTGCTCCTTGTAATTGGACTAAATTAAAGTTCTTTTAAAGACAACTAAATTATTTACATCAGCATACATTAATTTGGTATTGTATACAAAGAGGGCCTTAGTTCTTCCACACAAGCATAAACCAACAAACTCATTTTACTAAAACATGTAACTAAACTTATGAATACTTCAATATAAGAACATCCCCTGTACAAGCTGCAGATTTCACCTGCCCATCAGGCTTGTTTCATAATGGACTGATCAGGGCCACCTGGGGCTGCATGATGCATCTCCTCTGCCTGTCCATCACCATTGCCTTGTAATTGAATGTCCAAAATCTCAACTCTCCGGTTCATTTTTTTCCTGATTCTTATGGCTGTATCTGCTGGATCAAACCGCCCAAATACGCTTACTCTGTTCTGTTGCTTCTCTATTAGGTGCATCTCTATTTCTACATCAAAATACATCGAATTGTAGACAAAACGTTAATTTGATGGCGAAATCAGAATTTTTATTAAGGGGATtcaaaagaaaagtagtttcaagtaccttgggtctatcatgcaaggcagcggggagattgacgatgatgtcacacatcgtattggggtagggtggatgaaatggaggctagcttcaggagtgctatgtgacaagaaggtgccaccacaactgaagggcaagttctacagagtggtggttagaccggctatg
Protein-coding sequences here:
- the LOC132617244 gene encoding uncharacterized protein LOC132617244, translated to MSGQVCMVMRVNVDCPSCCRKMRRIILRMKEIEMHLIEKQQNRVSVFGRFDPADTAIRIRKKMNRRVEILDIQLQGNGDGQAEEMHHAAPGGPDQSIMKQA